In Streptococcus porcinus, the genomic window TCAACTCAATAGCAAAAGGATGTGGCCGATAGTGGGCTTTATAAGTGATTTTCTTTATTCCTGCTTGTAAAAGGGCCTTAGTACAATTGATACAGGGAAAATGTGTCACGTAAAGTTCCGTTCCATCCGTTGAGATTCCTTCCTTAGCACACTGTATCAGAGCGTTCATTTCAGCATGAACTGTCCTGATGCAATGTCCATCTTCCATGTAGTGGCCAGCTTCGTTACAATTGTCTGTCGCTGAAACGCCACCATTATAACCAGTTGCAATAATGCGATTATCCTTCACCAAAACAGCTCCTACAAAAGCACGGTCACAGGTTGACCGCTTGGAGATAAGCTCTGCATTGGCCATAAAATAATCTTGCCATGATAAACGATTTGTCATTGCTTCTTACCTAACACTTTCTAGATTATTCACTCACAATACGATTAATTCCTTAGGCGCCAAAGTTAAAACCTGACACCCCATCTCCGTAATAACTAAGTCATCCTCTATTCGCACGCCGTACTTATTATCTAAATAAATACCCGGTTCATCTGTTACTACCATACCGACCTGAAGTTTTTGCTGAGACTTTCCAAAAAATGGATTTTCGTGGATATCAAGTCCAATACCATGGCCAATGCCGTGTGTGAAGTTACTACCGTAACCAGCTGAAGTAATAATATCTCGTGGGACTTTATCAAAATCGGTAAAGGTCATACCCGCACAAGCTTTTTCTATCAGAGCCTCATTGGCCGCAAGTACAATCTCATAAATCTCACGCTCTTGATCCGTCACCTGTCCAATATGAATAGTTCTAGTCATATCACTAACATAGTGGTTATAGTAACAACCAAAATCCATTGTTAGACTCTCTCCAGACCTAATAACCTTATCGCTAGCACGTCCGTGGGGCATAGCAGAGCGAAAACCTGAGGCTGCAATGGTGTCAAATGAAGTTCCACTAGCACCATACTGACGCATCTGAAAATCTAAAAAATTAGCTAACTCTTGTTCAGTAGTTATTCCAGGTTTAATAAAATCAAGAGCATCCATAAAGGCCTTATCCGAAATAGAGCAAGCTTTAGCAATTGTCTTAATTTCAGAATCATCCTTAATCAAGCGTAGTTCCTCCACAAAACCTGCTTGCGCAAGCAAAGTAATCCCCGAAAAAGCAGTCTGCAGTGCTTGATAAAAGGAAAAGCTAACTTGGTCCTCAAATGCAAGGTTGTCCACTCGATCTGTTTCTAACAACTCTGCAACAACTTTTAATGGTGTACGACTTTCGATAATATCAAAACCTTCTATACTAGCCTTGGCCATTAATGTATAGCGAGAATCAGTGATAAAGATACGACGTTTGCTTGTGATTAAAATAGTTGCTGCACTTCCTGAAAAACCTGTTAAATAATAACAATTTGTTAAATTAGTGACGAGAATAGCATCCAGCCCTTTCTCTTTTAGTAATTCTTGACATTTCATTAAACGTTTTTCCATAATTTCACCCATACTTAAATTAATCTCCTTCTACTGACTTTTGAGAATATTGTAGCATGAAAGGCTACTTAATGGCTAGAAATCACAGTAAAAGAGCCAGTAAGTTTAATTAAATGAGTTATTCTTATTTAGTAAAGCGTTTACACATGGATTAAAAAAGTGTAAAATTAAAATAAAAATAAGAAATTGGAAAACTAATGAAAAATAAAAGTTGCTTAACTGCTGTTCTATATGTGTTTCTAGGAATTATTATTTTTAGTATTATTTTAATACTAATGCCTCTGATTTTAATAGCAGGAATTATAAGTCTATGGTTCTATAGCAAGAAAAAACCAGATAGCAAAAGAAAAAATTATGCTATCGGTGCGATAGCCATAGGTTTAATTGGAACTTCTATTTTAAGTTTTAGTCTTACACATTCTTCTAATACACTTAAAAATACAGAGCAAGTAGCTCCTAACACTGTCATTAGCTCCAAAAATAAAGAGACAAATCCTCAAGCTAAACACAACTCTTCCCAGAGTCAGAACAAAGGCATTAGTAAAGCTAATCTAGCTATTAGTCAGTTAGAAAAGGATACCAATCCTATAAATCTAGAAAAAGCTAGAGTAGCTATCAAGCAAATCAAAAACGATAAGGATAGACAACTATTACAAAAACGCTTCGTACGGCTTGAGCAAGACATGTATACAGAAGAAGCAAAAAAGATAACTGAAGAGTTAGAATTAACAAAAACTAAATCCTTAATTGAAAGCGCTAGACAGAAGGTAAATCTCATCACTGACGTTAGCCAAAGGAAAAATTTTACAGACCGCATTAATTTAGTGAATAAGACTATTGAGGAAGAAACCCAGATGGCCATCATAAACAATGCCGAAAGTGCTGTGAAGCAGCTTGAGGTGAGTCAAATCCGTGATCATGTTGCCAATGTGCAAAATAAAGTTAACCTCGTTACCGATAGTGAACGGAGAACAAGCCTAATTAATCGTATAAATACAGTTATTTCAACCATTGAGTTGCACGAAATTCAAGAACGTGAAGCTCAAGCAACGACAGCCCCGCAGTTTTCCCAACCCCCTTCAACTAGCAATAGCTACTATGCTAACTGTACGGCTATGCGGAATGCTAATGCCGCCCCAATCCAACAAGGTCAGCCAGGTTACAGTGCACACTTAGATCGTGACCATGACGGATGGGCATGTGAATGAGCAAGAAATTAACAGTCATATTACTACTATCTTTCTTGTTACTAAATAGTAAGGTTACTAGAGCTGAATCACCACCTATTTTAGCCCACAATGAGGCCCAAGCAATTTTAACTTATAAACAAAGCAGTCACTACTTCAAACATACTTCTATTGCTAAACTTCAAATTATGATGGTAAAAGGAGACCAATTTTACCTCTATACAGGCCGTGCGACTTGCCCCCACTGCAGAAGTTTCATCCCTAAACTTCTGCAGGTAACTCAACATTGCAAGGTCCCCATTCACTATTTAGATTCTGAAAACACCAGCCTTGATCTAACACTAAGGCATTTTAGAACACATTATGGGATAATGACTGTCCCCAATCTCTCATATTTTCAATCCAATCATCTCATTAAAAGTTTGGATAAGCCTAGTCAAGCACAAAAAGAAGATATCTGGCACTTTCTATTACAACAAAAAATCCGGTAGAAAACCGGTTTTTTATTGTAATTTCATTTGTAAATAATGTCCTGTATAGCTTTCTTTGACCTTAGCTACTTCTTCTGGTGTACCAGTGGCAATAACTTGGCCGCCACCTACACCACCTTCTGGACCTAGATCAATGATATGATCTGCTGACTTAATAACATCCAAGTTATGCTCAATTACTAAAACAGTATTACCATCATCTACAAATCGTTCCAGCACTGTTAACAGTCGTGCAATATCATCAGTATGCAAGCCTGTTGTTGGCTCATCTAAGATATAAAGGCTCTTACCTGTTGAACGCTTGTGAAGCTCACTAGCTAATTTCATCCGTTGGGCTTCCCCTCCTGACAGTGTCGTAGCAGGTTGCCCCAAAGTCACATAACCTAGTCCAACATCTTTAATAGTTTGAATCTTACGGGCAATTTTAGGAATTGCTGCGAAAAATTCTAAAGCATCATCTACGGTCATATCTAATATTTCAGCAATATTTTTGTCTTTATAATGAACTTCTAAGGTTTCAGAATTATAACGACGTCCATGACATACTTCACATGGAACGTAAACATCAGGGAGAAAGTGCATTTCAATTTTAATAATACCATCTCCTGAGCATGCTTCGCAACGACCACCTTTAACATTAAATGAGAAGCGACCTTTCTTATAACCACGGATTTTAGCTTCATTAGTTTGAGCAAAAAGATCACGAATGTCATCGAAAACACCTGTATAAGTTGCTGGATTTGAGCGAGGAGTTCTTCCAATTGGGCTTTGATCAATATCAATTAAACGATCAATATGCTCAATCCCTTCAAAAGAGTTATGTTTGCCAGGTTTCTCGGAATTTCGATTAAGGTGTTGAGCAACCACTTTTTTCAAAATACTATTAATCAGTGTTGATTTTCCAGAGCCAGATACACCTGTTACGGCAATAAATTTCCCTAGTGGAAAACGAACATTTATATTCTGTAAATTATTTTCACTTGCTCCTTTAATCTCTAGGAAACGTCCATTTCCTCGGCGTCGTTCTAACGGTACAGGAATTGCTTTTTTACCAGATAAATATTGTCCCGTAATCGATTTTTTATTCTTAGCAACTTGGTTTGGAGTTCCTGAGGCAATAATTTGTCCCCCAAATTCACCTGCCCCAGGACCCACGTCAATCAACCAATCTGCCTGCATCATAGTATCTTCATCATGCTCTACAACAATTAATGTATTACCTAAGTCACGCATCTTTTTTAAACTATCAATCAGGCGGTCATTATCACGCTGATGTAGACCAATTGAAGGCTCATCAAGGATATAAAGAACTCCTGATAAGTTGGACCCGATTTGCGTTGCAAGACGAATTCGTTGACTTTCACCTCCCGACAAGGTGCCCGAAGCACGAGAAAGAGTTAGATAGTTTAAACCGACATTATTTAAAAAGGTTAAACGATCATGAATCTCTTTAAGTATCGGTTTAGCAATTGTGCTCTCATTTTCAGAAAGAATTAACCCTTCCAAGAGTTCCAAGTGATCAGCAATAGATAGTTCTGAAATTTGACCAATGTTTGGTCCATCTTGACCACCGACTCGAACACATAAGGCTTGATCATTTAGACGATAGCCATGACAAGTTGTGCAAGTTAATGCGTTCATATAAGCCCGCATCACATTTCGAGTATATTCACTATTTGTTTCATGGTACCGACGATTAATGTTTGCTACGACACCTTCAAAAGGAATGTCAATGTTCCGCTCTCCACCAAAATCATTAACATAATGAAAATGAAATTCACGATCACCCGAACCATACAAAATCAAATCCTTATCAGCTTCAGATAAATCTTGATAAGGTTTATCCATATCAACTCCAAAGGTAGCCATCGCCTGCTCAAGCATCGTTGGGTAATAATTAGATGAAATTGGATTCCAAGGAGCAAGTGCCCCCTCACGTAGTGTTTTACTCGGATCTGGAATAACTAGGTCTAAATCCACTTCTAATTTAATCCCCAATCCATCACAGGTTGGACAAGAGCCAAACGGTGCATTGAAAGAGAAAAGACGAGGCTCTAATTCTGGTACAGTAAAACCACAAATCGGACAAGAATAGTGTTCTGAAAACTGGAGTTCATGACCATCCATAGTGTCAATAATAAGATAGCCATCTCCCAGTCGTAAGGCAGCTTCGATAGAATCAAATAAGCGACTACGAATACCTTCCTTGTTGACTAACCGATCAATAACAACTTCTATATCATGCATTTTGCTTTTAGACAATTCGGGAACTTCCGAAATATCGTAAATGTCCCCATCAACTCGAACTCGAACGTAACCATCTTTTTGAATTTTTTCAAAAACTGTTTTATGTTGCCCCTTCTTACGACGAATAATCGGAGACAAGATTTGCATCCTCGTCCGTTCTGGCAAGCCCAAAACTTGTTCCACGATTTGCTCAACAGATGAAGCAGTTATCGCACCATGCCCATTGATGCAGTAGGGCGTTCCTACACGCGCATACAAAAGCCTCAAGTAGTCATTAATTTCCGTAACAGTACCAACTGTCGAACGTGGATTCTTGCTAGTTGTTTTTTGATCAATAGAAATAGCTGGACTAAGACCATCAATGGAGTCAACATCAGGTTTTTCCATGTTACCTAAAAATTGCCGAGCGTAGGCTGATAAGCTCTCTACGTAGCGACGTTGTCCCTCAGCATAGATGGTGTCAAACGCCAAACTGGACTTCCCTGACCCAGACAGTCCTGTAACGACAACAAGTTTATCCCTAGGAATCTCTACGTCTATATTTTTTAAATTGTGAGCTCGCGCTCCATGAATAATTAACTTATCTTGCATATGGTTCTTAACCAATCTTCTTTCTGATAACAATTTTCTATATTATAACAAAATTTTCTAATATTCAGTTGTCCCAAACTTGATCATTTATAGTATAATAGGTTAGTATTTAATTATAATTAGGGGTATTATGTGTTACCATTTGTTTTCATGGCTTTTCAAGTGTTTTTCACATCATCTTCCTAAGTTAATAGACTATCATTAAAAAGGAGGGCTTGTCATGAAACAAATGTTTCTTTCATCAGCAATTGAATTCAAAGAAATTGAAACATTCGAGCCAGGGGCTTGGATTAAACTGGTGAACCCCTCCCAGGAAGAGTCTATTGAGGTTGCTGATCAATTTAACATTGACATCGAAGACTTGAGAGCTCCGTTGGATATTGAAGAAACATCCCGTATCGCTGTTGAAGATGACTATACTTTAATCATCGTTGACGTCCCAACATACGAAGAACGCAATAGTAAGAGTTATTATGTCACCGTCCCACTGGGAATAATTGTTACCGAGCAAGCAGTGATTACAACTTGTCTTCAGGAGTTAACTTTATTTGACCATTTTCATAACAAGCGGGTGAAAAATTTCTATACCTTTATGAAAACGCGTTTCGTTTTTCAAATTTTATATCGCAATGCTGAGCTATTTCTTACTGCACTCCGTACGATTGATCGTCAAAGTGATCGCTTAGAAGCACAGCTTGAGAAGGCAACTCGTAACGAAGAACTTGTTGATATGATGGAACTTGAAAAATCCATCGTCTACTTGAAAGCCTCTTTGAAATTCAATGAGCGCATTGTCAAAAAACTATCCAGTTCTACTTCTTCTTTAAAGAAATACATCGAAGATGAAGATTTACTGGAGGATACACTGATTGAAACGCAGCAGGCCATTGAAATGGCTGGCATCTATGAAAATGTCTTAAATGCTATGACCGAGACAACAGCTTCTATCATCAATAACAATCAGAATACTATCATGAAAACCTTGGCTTTAATGACCATGACTTTGGATATTCCAACTGTTATTTTCTCGGCCTATGGTATGAACTTTCAGAATAACTGGATGCCCTTTAATGATTTAGAGCATGGTTTCTATCTCATTGTTCTGATTGCTGCTTTAGGATCATCTGGCGTTATCATCTATTTCTTAAGGAAAAAATGGTTTTAAGCGAGTAATTCCTAAGATTACTAAGGTTGCTCTGCTAGTTTTATTATCTAAAACATTATAAGCAAACACCTTTTCACAATATTATTTTAATTTAGACTACTCTAAGGAGACCCCATGGATTTTCAACAACTAACCAAAAAGAATCAAGAATTTATTCATATTGCTACTAACCGTTTAATTCAAGATGGCAAATCTGATCAAGAAATTAAAGACATTTTAGAAGAAACAGTTCCTACGATTCTTGAAAGACAAAGACAAGGGATCCCAGCTCGCACCTTTTTAGGTGCTCCAACTGCTTGGGCGGCTTCCTTTACTGAAAAAACAGGAACAAAAACTGGCAAAAAAGTTGAAGAAGCTGCAAAAAATACCAATCCTTGGTTAATGTGGTTAGATACTTCATTAATCTTTATTGGAATTGTCGCCCTTTTAAATGGGATGATGACATTCTTTAATCCAGCCACTAAGGCTAATGGAACAGGATTACTTTCCTTACTAGCCCTAGGTTTTGGTGGGGGAGCTTCTATGTATGCCACTTATTATTTTGTCTACCGTCATATGAATAAACCAAAAAGCCAACGACCAGGATGGATTAAAATCATTGGAGCTCTTGGATTAGCAATGTTAATCTGGGTAAGTCTTTATACTGCAACTGCCTACCTACCACAAACACTTAACCCTCAGTTACCACCTCTTGTTTTACTTGTGTTAGGAGCACTTGCAATTGCCCTTCGCTATTACCTCAAAAGAAAATATAATGTCCAAAACGCTATGTCAGCGCGCTAAATTGGAAAAACTAGTTTGCTTGTTCTACTAAAGACAAATAGGTTCTAAAACCTGTTTGCCTTTTCTTTTACCATAAATTTAAAAAGGTGACAAGTTTTGATAATTTCCTCTTCACCTAGTATCAGTGACAAAAAGGTCTCAACCTTACTACAACTTTATTCCTATTTATTAGGCACATCAAAAACCTCTCTGACTTAACTCGCTCTTCAATATTTAAGTACAAAAAAAGACCCAAAGGGTCTTTTTTTTAATCTTCGTTTACGTAAGGCATAAGTGCCATAACACGAGCACGTTTGATTGCTGTGGTTACTTTACGTTGGTTTTTAGCTGAAGTTCCTGTTACACGACGAGGAAGAATTTTCCCACGTTCTGACACGAAACGGCTAAGAAGTTCAGTATCTTTGTAATCAACATATTCAATTTTGTTAGCTGCGATGAAGTCAACTTTTTTACGGCGTTTGAATCCGCCACGACGTTGTTGAGCCATGTTTTTTCTCCTTTATAAATTCTGATGTTTAGGGCAATTATGATTTCGAAGTATCTATAGAAAAAAGCTTTCATTTAGTTACTTTCTACTATCAGTAACGAACCCGAACTCGAATAATTTCTTATTCGTACAAACCCATTTTTTTAGAATGGCAGATCGTCATCTGAAATTTCCATTGGGTTTGAATTACCAAATGGACTTTCATCTCGACCAAAGTTAGGTGTTTGTTGAGAAGGAGCAGAATAATTACTATTAGTTGATGCGTTATTAAAACCACCACTATTATAAGAATTAGATGAGCCACCTTCACGTGTAGCACGGCTTTCCAACATTTGGAAATTATCCGCAACCACTTCCGTTACGTAAACACGTTGCCCTTGTTGATTTTCATAATTACGAGTCTGAATACGACCAGTAATTCCGATTAAAGCACCTTTTTTTGCCCAATTCGCTAAATTTTCAGCAGGTTGGCGCCAGATAACACAGTTAATGAAATCTGCTTCACGCTCCCCATTTTGGCTCTTGAAAGTGCGATTGACAGCAAGGGTAAAAGTAGCTACTGCTACTTGGTTTGGGGTATAACGGAGCTCTGCATCTTTGGTCATGCGACCAACTAGTACTACATTATTAATCATAAACTACCTTCTTACTGCTTGTCTTAAGCGTCAAGTTTAACGATCATGTGACGAAGAATGTCACCGTTGATTTTTGAAAGACGATCAAACTCATTAAGAGCTGTTGCTTCTTCAGATTCAACGTTAACGATATGGTAAAGTCCTTCACGGAAATCATTGATTTCGTATGCAAGACGACGTTTTTCCCAATCTTTTGATTCAACGATTGTAGCACCGTTGTCAGTTAAGATAGAGTCAAAGCGTGATACCAAAGCGTTTTTCGCTTCTTCTTCAATGTTTGGACGAATGATATAAAGAATTTCGTATTTAGCCATTGATATTTTCCTCCTTTTGGTCTAATGACCTACATCTCATGATGCAGGTAAGTGAGGGATGCTCACAGACTACTATTATACAGGAGACTTAACCTAAAATCAAGGAAAATTTGTTTTTTTATTATCTCTTACTGGCAGTCTCTCTTCTACAAGAATGTCATAAGGAGTTACGTTTTTCATCCTTTTCAATGATCCATGAACTTTACATTGAATCGCACCCTTAATCTAATTTACCCCACAGGCTAAGTTGTCTCCACTTTTGTATCATGTAAATGAAATAACAATCTATTTTATAACACTCAAAATAAAAAAGAAGAAAAGGATGAGAAACATCTTTTCCTTATTTTTTTAATAGCCTATGTTACAATAACAACATGATTGATTTAAAAGATTATGGTATTGATATATGGCCAGAAGATAAAATCGCTGATTTTCGTCGCACTTTATTGAACTGGTATGACCAAGAAAAAAGGGATTTGCCTTGGCGCCGAACCAAAAACCCTTATCACATCTGGGTTTCAGAAATTATGTTACAGCAGACTCAAGTTCAGACAGTTATCCCTTACTATCACCGTTTTCTAGACCAGTTCCCAACTGTTGCTGAATTGGCAGTGGCTAACGAAGAGCGCCTTCTCAAGGCTTGGGAAGGATTAGGCTATTACTCCCGCGTACGAAATATGCAGAAGGCTGCGCAACAAATCATGACTTCCTTTAAAGGTAATTTCCCCTCAACTTATCAAGAAATAACCCAATTAAAAGGAATCGGCCCTTACACTGCCGGAGCTATTGCTAGTATTGCCTTTAACTTACCACAACCAGCTGTTGATGGTAATGTGATGCGAGTCATGGCCCGCCTTTTTGAAGTAGATTACGATATTGGAGACCCTAAGAACCGCAAGATTTTTCAATCTTTGATGGAAAAATTAATTGATCCTGAACGTCCTGGAGACTTCAACCAAGCTCTTATGGATCTGGGCACAGATATCGAATCCGCTAAAAACCCTAGACCAGATGAGTCCCCTATCCGCTTTTTTTGCGCAGCTTATCTCCATGGAACCTATAACAAATATCCAATTAAAAAACCTAAGAAAAAACCACGTCCTATTGAGATCCAAGCATTTATTATCCAAGATGAAGATGGACGGTTTTTAATTGAAAAAAATAATCAAGGACGACTTTTAGGAGGCTTTTGGTCATTTCCAATTTTGGAGACCAATTTTATTGGCCAACAGCTTGACCTTTTTTCAGAACAACAGACTATTTTAGAACGCTGTTCAAAAACAGCTACTTTCGAAGAGAGTTACGGATTAGCTATTACTTGGTCTACG contains:
- a CDS encoding deoxycytidylate deaminase, which gives rise to MTNRLSWQDYFMANAELISKRSTCDRAFVGAVLVKDNRIIATGYNGGVSATDNCNEAGHYMEDGHCIRTVHAEMNALIQCAKEGISTDGTELYVTHFPCINCTKALLQAGIKKITYKAHYRPHPFAIELMEKKGVAYVQHDVPELTLGGYSD
- a CDS encoding DUF1129 domain-containing protein, translating into MDFQQLTKKNQEFIHIATNRLIQDGKSDQEIKDILEETVPTILERQRQGIPARTFLGAPTAWAASFTEKTGTKTGKKVEEAAKNTNPWLMWLDTSLIFIGIVALLNGMMTFFNPATKANGTGLLSLLALGFGGGASMYATYYFVYRHMNKPKSQRPGWIKIIGALGLAMLIWVSLYTATAYLPQTLNPQLPPLVLLVLGALAIALRYYLKRKYNVQNAMSAR
- a CDS encoding single-stranded DNA-binding protein; translation: MINNVVLVGRMTKDAELRYTPNQVAVATFTLAVNRTFKSQNGEREADFINCVIWRQPAENLANWAKKGALIGITGRIQTRNYENQQGQRVYVTEVVADNFQMLESRATREGGSSNSYNSGGFNNASTNSNYSAPSQQTPNFGRDESPFGNSNPMEISDDDLPF
- the uvrA gene encoding excinuclease ABC subunit UvrA gives rise to the protein MQDKLIIHGARAHNLKNIDVEIPRDKLVVVTGLSGSGKSSLAFDTIYAEGQRRYVESLSAYARQFLGNMEKPDVDSIDGLSPAISIDQKTTSKNPRSTVGTVTEINDYLRLLYARVGTPYCINGHGAITASSVEQIVEQVLGLPERTRMQILSPIIRRKKGQHKTVFEKIQKDGYVRVRVDGDIYDISEVPELSKSKMHDIEVVIDRLVNKEGIRSRLFDSIEAALRLGDGYLIIDTMDGHELQFSEHYSCPICGFTVPELEPRLFSFNAPFGSCPTCDGLGIKLEVDLDLVIPDPSKTLREGALAPWNPISSNYYPTMLEQAMATFGVDMDKPYQDLSEADKDLILYGSGDREFHFHYVNDFGGERNIDIPFEGVVANINRRYHETNSEYTRNVMRAYMNALTCTTCHGYRLNDQALCVRVGGQDGPNIGQISELSIADHLELLEGLILSENESTIAKPILKEIHDRLTFLNNVGLNYLTLSRASGTLSGGESQRIRLATQIGSNLSGVLYILDEPSIGLHQRDNDRLIDSLKKMRDLGNTLIVVEHDEDTMMQADWLIDVGPGAGEFGGQIIASGTPNQVAKNKKSITGQYLSGKKAIPVPLERRRGNGRFLEIKGASENNLQNINVRFPLGKFIAVTGVSGSGKSTLINSILKKVVAQHLNRNSEKPGKHNSFEGIEHIDRLIDIDQSPIGRTPRSNPATYTGVFDDIRDLFAQTNEAKIRGYKKGRFSFNVKGGRCEACSGDGIIKIEMHFLPDVYVPCEVCHGRRYNSETLEVHYKDKNIAEILDMTVDDALEFFAAIPKIARKIQTIKDVGLGYVTLGQPATTLSGGEAQRMKLASELHKRSTGKSLYILDEPTTGLHTDDIARLLTVLERFVDDGNTVLVIEHNLDVIKSADHIIDLGPEGGVGGGQVIATGTPEEVAKVKESYTGHYLQMKLQ
- a CDS encoding thioredoxin domain-containing protein; the encoded protein is MSKKLTVILLLSFLLLNSKVTRAESPPILAHNEAQAILTYKQSSHYFKHTSIAKLQIMMVKGDQFYLYTGRATCPHCRSFIPKLLQVTQHCKVPIHYLDSENTSLDLTLRHFRTHYGIMTVPNLSYFQSNHLIKSLDKPSQAQKEDIWHFLLQQKIR
- the mutY gene encoding A/G-specific adenine glycosylase codes for the protein MIDLKDYGIDIWPEDKIADFRRTLLNWYDQEKRDLPWRRTKNPYHIWVSEIMLQQTQVQTVIPYYHRFLDQFPTVAELAVANEERLLKAWEGLGYYSRVRNMQKAAQQIMTSFKGNFPSTYQEITQLKGIGPYTAGAIASIAFNLPQPAVDGNVMRVMARLFEVDYDIGDPKNRKIFQSLMEKLIDPERPGDFNQALMDLGTDIESAKNPRPDESPIRFFCAAYLHGTYNKYPIKKPKKKPRPIEIQAFIIQDEDGRFLIEKNNQGRLLGGFWSFPILETNFIGQQLDLFSEQQTILERCSKTATFEESYGLAITWSTQSFPLVKHTFSHQKWTISLTEGKVIKTSPIHERTVAWVTLDEMASYPMATPQKKILETYLNT
- a CDS encoding excalibur calcium-binding domain-containing protein, with amino-acid sequence MKNKSCLTAVLYVFLGIIIFSIILILMPLILIAGIISLWFYSKKKPDSKRKNYAIGAIAIGLIGTSILSFSLTHSSNTLKNTEQVAPNTVISSKNKETNPQAKHNSSQSQNKGISKANLAISQLEKDTNPINLEKARVAIKQIKNDKDRQLLQKRFVRLEQDMYTEEAKKITEELELTKTKSLIESARQKVNLITDVSQRKNFTDRINLVNKTIEEETQMAIINNAESAVKQLEVSQIRDHVANVQNKVNLVTDSERRTSLINRINTVISTIELHEIQEREAQATTAPQFSQPPSTSNSYYANCTAMRNANAAPIQQGQPGYSAHLDRDHDGWACE
- a CDS encoding magnesium transporter CorA family protein: MKQMFLSSAIEFKEIETFEPGAWIKLVNPSQEESIEVADQFNIDIEDLRAPLDIEETSRIAVEDDYTLIIVDVPTYEERNSKSYYVTVPLGIIVTEQAVITTCLQELTLFDHFHNKRVKNFYTFMKTRFVFQILYRNAELFLTALRTIDRQSDRLEAQLEKATRNEELVDMMELEKSIVYLKASLKFNERIVKKLSSSTSSLKKYIEDEDLLEDTLIETQQAIEMAGIYENVLNAMTETTASIINNNQNTIMKTLALMTMTLDIPTVIFSAYGMNFQNNWMPFNDLEHGFYLIVLIAALGSSGVIIYFLRKKWF
- the rpsF gene encoding 30S ribosomal protein S6 — its product is MAKYEILYIIRPNIEEEAKNALVSRFDSILTDNGATIVESKDWEKRRLAYEINDFREGLYHIVNVESEEATALNEFDRLSKINGDILRHMIVKLDA
- a CDS encoding M24 family metallopeptidase, producing the protein MGEIMEKRLMKCQELLKEKGLDAILVTNLTNCYYLTGFSGSAATILITSKRRIFITDSRYTLMAKASIEGFDIIESRTPLKVVAELLETDRVDNLAFEDQVSFSFYQALQTAFSGITLLAQAGFVEELRLIKDDSEIKTIAKACSISDKAFMDALDFIKPGITTEQELANFLDFQMRQYGASGTSFDTIAASGFRSAMPHGRASDKVIRSGESLTMDFGCYYNHYVSDMTRTIHIGQVTDQEREIYEIVLAANEALIEKACAGMTFTDFDKVPRDIITSAGYGSNFTHGIGHGIGLDIHENPFFGKSQQKLQVGMVVTDEPGIYLDNKYGVRIEDDLVITEMGCQVLTLAPKELIVL
- the rpsR gene encoding 30S ribosomal protein S18 translates to MAQQRRGGFKRRKKVDFIAANKIEYVDYKDTELLSRFVSERGKILPRRVTGTSAKNQRKVTTAIKRARVMALMPYVNED